CCGAGATCGACGACGCCCTGGCCGATGCCGAACGTGTCGGTCGGCAGGCGATGGCCGACATCCGCCAGACCGTGAGCACCCTGGCCGACGGCCCGGCGGAGACCCAGGCACTGCCGAACGGGTCGAACATCGCCGACCTCGTCGCCCAGATGGAGCGCGCCGGTCTGGCGGTGGAGTACGCCGAGTCCGGAGACCCGAAGCGGCTGACGCAGGCCACCGGCCTCGGCCTCTACCGGATCGCCCAGGAGTCGCTGGCCAACATCGCCAAGCACGCCCCCGCGAGCACCGCGCACGTGCAGCTCTCGGTCACCAGCCGCGAGGCGCGCCTGGTCGTGCGCAACGCGCTGCCGGGCAAGGTCCTCAGCGACGGCACCGGGTCCGGTCTGGCCGGGATGAGGGCGCGGGCCGAGCAGCTGGGTGCGACGCTGGACGCCGCGCAGGTCGCGACCGACTGGCTGGTCGACCTCCGGGTGCCGCTCCGGGAGCGCAACGGCCTGCTGTCCTGCCCGCTGCGCACGGCCCACCGCCACGGACGGTTGGCATGGTGACCGAGGGCGGTGAGACCCGGGTCGTCCTCGTCGACGACCAGGAGCTGGTGCGCTCGGGTCTGCGACGCATCCTGCGCAAGCGCGACGGGTTCGAGATCGTCGCCGAGTGCGGTGACGGCTCCGAGCTCCCCGCAGTGCTCGACGCCGCGGACGGCGTCGACGTCGTCGTCATGGACCTGCGGATGCGCGAGGTCGACGGGATCACGGCGACCCGCGCGCTCGCGGCCCGGTGCGACGCGCCGCCCGTCCTGGTGCTGACGACCTTCGACGACGACGAGATGCTCTCCGGGGCGCTGCGCGCCGGAGCAGCCGGGTTCCTGCTCAAGGACTCCTCGGCCGACGACCTGATCCGGGCCGTACGTGCCGTCGCCGCCGGGGACTCCTGGCTCGATCCGGCAGTGACCGGTCGGGTGCTGTCGAGCTACCGGCAGAGCGCGCCCGCGACCGAGGCGGCGCCCAACGAGCACGACGTGCTGACAACCCGCGAGCTCGAGGTGCTCTGCCTGATGGGCGGCGGACGCTCCAACACCGAGATCGCCGAGGACCTCTTCATCTCCGAGCTGACCGTGAAGAGCCACGTCGGCCGGATCTTCACCAAGCTCGACCTGCGCGACCGCCCGGCCGCGATCGTCTACGCCTACGACAACGGTCTGGTGCGCCCCAGCCTCTGAGGTCTGCGGGTTCGGCACCTCGTCTCGGCAAGCTCGACGAGCGAGACGCCCGGTCGTCGAGCCTGCCGAGACGTCCCTACGGGCGCGCGGTGTGTGCCGTCACCAGCTCGAACGCGCGCTGCGCGAACGGCAGGGCGACCTCGCGGTCCACCGGCACCAGGCCGATCTTCGTACGCCGGTCCAGCAGGTCGTCGACGTCGGCGGCGCCCTCGTGGGTGATCGCGAAGACGAGCTCGGCCATCGTCACCGGGATCGTCGCGCTCACCGACGCCAGCGCTTCTTCCTCGCTGAGTCCCACGCTCAGCGCGTTCGCCAGCACCGCGGGTGCCTCGGTGCCGAAGCGGCGCACGAGGCGAGCGGGTGCGTCGAGCCGGGCGAGCGTGGTCGCATCCGCCGCGCCCAGCAGCGGCAACGCCTTGGTCCGGCACGGACCGGCACGGAGGTCGTTCTGCTTCACCGCGGCGTCGACGGCGTCCTGCGCCATCCGCCGGTAGGTGGTCAGCTTCCCGCCGACGATCGTGATCACGCCGGTCTCCGAGGTCAGCACCGCGTGCTTGCGGGACAGGTCGGCGGTCGACCCCTCGCTCTTGAGCAGCGGACGGAGGCCGGCGTACGCGCCGACGACGTCGTCGCGCGTCAGCGGCTTCTCCAGCACCCGGGAGATCACGTCGAGCAGGAAGGTGACGTCCTCCTCGGGCACCTCGGGCACGTCGGGGATCTCGCCCTCGACCTCCTCGTCGGTCAGGCCGAGGTAGATGTTTCCGTCGGGCTGGGGGAGCGCGAACACGAACCGGTTCGAGGACCCGGGCACCGGCGCCATGATCGCGCAGCGGACGCTCGGCAGGCTGCTCGCGCGCAGCACCACGTGGGTGCCGCGGCTCGGCTTGAGGGTGATGCCGGGGACGAGGTGACCGGCCCAGACGCCGGTCGCGCTGATGACGGTCCTCGCGGAGATGCGCCGCTCCTCGCCGGTCAGCTCGTCGCGCAGCAGAGCTCCGGTCCCGGTGACCTCGAGGACCCGGGTGCGGGTGTGCACGCGGGCTCCGTGGGCGACCGCCGTACGGGCGATGCTGACGACGAGGCGGGCGTCGTCCTCGAGCTGGCCGTCCCACGACAGGACGCCGCCGCGGGTGTCGCGCCGGATCACGCCGGCCAGGGCGCGGGCCTCGGTGGCGTTGATCGTGCGC
The DNA window shown above is from Marmoricola sp. OAE513 and carries:
- a CDS encoding response regulator transcription factor is translated as MVTEGGETRVVLVDDQELVRSGLRRILRKRDGFEIVAECGDGSELPAVLDAADGVDVVVMDLRMREVDGITATRALAARCDAPPVLVLTTFDDDEMLSGALRAGAAGFLLKDSSADDLIRAVRAVAAGDSWLDPAVTGRVLSSYRQSAPATEAAPNEHDVLTTRELEVLCLMGGGRSNTEIAEDLFISELTVKSHVGRIFTKLDLRDRPAAIVYAYDNGLVRPSL
- a CDS encoding glycerol-3-phosphate dehydrogenase/oxidase — translated: MATTPATGKITAGSTGIPESTDVLVIGLGVTGAGVALDAASRGLDVVAVDAFDVAWGTSRYSSKLVHGGLRYLAKGQVAIAHESAVERGILMETTAPHLVHPLPMMIPLTSEVSGFQAFLARRGVGAGDLLRKVARTSRTTLPKPRTINATEARALAGVIRRDTRGGVLSWDGQLEDDARLVVSIARTAVAHGARVHTRTRVLEVTGTGALLRDELTGEERRISARTVISATGVWAGHLVPGITLKPSRGTHVVLRASSLPSVRCAIMAPVPGSSNRFVFALPQPDGNIYLGLTDEEVEGEIPDVPEVPEEDVTFLLDVISRVLEKPLTRDDVVGAYAGLRPLLKSEGSTADLSRKHAVLTSETGVITIVGGKLTTYRRMAQDAVDAAVKQNDLRAGPCRTKALPLLGAADATTLARLDAPARLVRRFGTEAPAVLANALSVGLSEEEALASVSATIPVTMAELVFAITHEGAADVDDLLDRRTKIGLVPVDREVALPFAQRAFELVTAHTARP